From Actinopolymorpha cephalotaxi, one genomic window encodes:
- a CDS encoding discoidin domain-containing protein produces MSVRPGRLARRLGAVAPVLGALLLTTSLSPARAAVTADDTGGSTGVDAARAPSTPPSAVGSWLTDPGRKVYLTRQPDLHWTRGTPPAGTTITVDESRKYQSMEGFGASFTDSSAWLVGTKLDRGRRAAAMRALFDSRAGIGLSFVRQPMGASDFAVHGNYSYDDMPAGQTDPTLAHFSVDHDRAYVLPVLRDALRLNPKLTLMASPWSPPGWMKTSDSMVGGTLRPEAYQPFADYFAKFVQAYADAGVPITYVTPNNEPLYVPGGYPGLDLGPDKAATFIRDHLGPTLGRTGLPTKVLGYDHNWDVPSYPESLYADPATSRHVAGTAWHCYGGDVRTQSLSHNNYPGKPAFHTECSGGTWEGDDAAGFAGAMNLVVNAPREWAKAVVRWNMALDADNGPTNGGCLTCRGVLTVAKGADGRYNWSKTVDYYALGHASKFVRPGARRIASSAPAAGTDGAVQNVAYVNPDGTKALVTFNPGKAAASFRVRFGNHWFKATLPAGSAATYTWRGDQVAPAGDAALGTTDVHFTQPGKAPLTVSWDADLLSRLNQVRVDGSWVGYSLPTGASLQAPVESAPLPHTGWTATASASSPDDPPARAIDGDPATRWSTGHGMTPGDWFQVDLGASRTFGELRLDTSASPGDFARGYEVYVSEDGKTWGEPVARGGGATSLRVLFPPVTGRYVRIVNTGSSGSWWSIHELDVLAPTGTGAGSGGQQPPAANPDLLRRTATTPDGTALEVYYNAGDQAATFDVDWAGTTYRYRLPAGASATFTRAG; encoded by the coding sequence ATGTCCGTACGACCTGGACGACTGGCGCGACGACTGGGTGCGGTCGCACCCGTCCTCGGTGCGTTGCTGCTGACCACGTCGTTGAGCCCGGCTCGCGCCGCGGTGACGGCCGACGACACCGGCGGCAGCACCGGGGTCGACGCCGCCCGCGCCCCGAGTACGCCGCCCTCCGCGGTGGGCAGTTGGCTCACCGATCCCGGGCGCAAGGTGTACTTGACACGGCAACCGGACCTGCACTGGACGCGCGGCACACCTCCCGCCGGTACGACCATCACCGTGGACGAGTCCCGGAAGTACCAGTCCATGGAGGGTTTCGGCGCGTCGTTCACCGACTCCTCCGCCTGGCTGGTGGGCACGAAACTCGACCGCGGCCGGCGGGCGGCGGCGATGCGGGCGTTGTTCGACTCACGGGCCGGCATCGGGCTGAGCTTCGTCCGGCAGCCGATGGGCGCCAGCGACTTCGCCGTGCACGGCAACTACTCCTACGACGACATGCCTGCCGGGCAGACCGATCCCACGCTCGCGCACTTCTCCGTCGACCACGACCGGGCGTACGTCCTCCCGGTCCTGCGCGACGCGTTGCGGCTCAACCCGAAGCTCACGCTGATGGCCTCGCCGTGGAGCCCGCCGGGTTGGATGAAGACCAGCGACTCGATGGTCGGCGGCACGCTGAGGCCGGAGGCCTACCAGCCGTTCGCGGACTACTTCGCGAAGTTCGTCCAGGCGTACGCGGACGCGGGTGTGCCGATCACCTACGTCACCCCGAACAACGAACCTCTCTACGTGCCCGGGGGCTATCCCGGCCTGGACCTCGGCCCGGACAAGGCGGCCACCTTCATCCGCGACCACCTCGGTCCCACGCTGGGCAGGACCGGCCTGCCGACGAAGGTCCTCGGCTACGACCACAACTGGGACGTGCCGAGTTATCCCGAGAGCCTGTACGCCGACCCGGCCACCTCGCGCCACGTCGCGGGAACGGCCTGGCACTGCTACGGCGGTGACGTGCGCACGCAGTCCCTGTCCCACAACAACTATCCGGGCAAGCCGGCATTCCACACCGAGTGCTCCGGTGGGACGTGGGAGGGCGACGACGCCGCGGGCTTCGCCGGTGCGATGAACCTGGTGGTCAACGCTCCCCGCGAATGGGCGAAGGCGGTCGTGCGGTGGAACATGGCGCTGGACGCCGACAACGGGCCCACCAACGGCGGATGCCTCACCTGTCGCGGGGTGCTGACGGTCGCCAAGGGCGCCGACGGACGTTACAACTGGTCGAAGACCGTCGACTACTACGCCCTCGGGCACGCCAGCAAGTTCGTCCGGCCGGGTGCCCGCCGGATCGCCTCCAGCGCACCGGCCGCGGGTACCGACGGCGCGGTCCAGAACGTCGCGTACGTCAACCCCGACGGCACCAAGGCGCTGGTCACGTTCAACCCCGGCAAGGCCGCGGCGAGCTTCCGGGTGCGGTTCGGGAACCACTGGTTCAAGGCCACGTTGCCCGCGGGTTCGGCGGCCACCTACACCTGGCGCGGCGACCAGGTCGCTCCGGCCGGTGACGCCGCGCTCGGCACCACCGACGTGCACTTCACCCAGCCGGGCAAGGCGCCGTTGACAGTCTCCTGGGACGCCGACCTGCTCAGCCGGCTCAACCAGGTAAGGGTGGACGGCTCCTGGGTCGGCTACTCCCTGCCCACCGGTGCGTCCCTGCAGGCTCCGGTGGAGTCCGCTCCCCTGCCGCACACCGGCTGGACGGCGACCGCGAGCGCGAGCAGTCCGGACGACCCGCCGGCCAGGGCGATCGACGGTGATCCGGCCACCAGGTGGAGCACCGGGCACGGGATGACACCGGGCGACTGGTTCCAGGTCGACCTCGGCGCGTCGAGGACGTTCGGCGAACTCCGGCTGGACACCTCCGCGAGCCCCGGCGACTTCGCCCGGGGCTACGAGGTCTACGTCTCCGAGGACGGGAAGACCTGGGGCGAGCCGGTCGCCCGCGGCGGCGGCGCTACCTCGCTGCGGGTGCTGTTCCCGCCGGTGACCGGGAGGTACGTCCGGATCGTCAACACCGGGAGCTCGGGCAGCTGGTGGTCGATCCACGAGCTGGACGTGCTCGCGCCCACCGGCACCGGTGCGGGAAGCGGCGGCCAGCAGCCGCCGGCGGCGAACCCCGATCTGTTGCGGCGTACGGCGACGACACCGGACGGCACCGCGCTCGAGGTCTACTACAACGCCGGCGACCAGGCGGCGACGTTCGACGTCGACTGGGCCGGCACGACCTATCGGTACCGCCTGCCGGCCGGCGCGTCCGCGACGTTCACCCGGGCCGGCTGA
- a CDS encoding phosphodiester glycosidase family protein — protein sequence MTSVTSAKTRARLRTFASLLAGCTVLVGLAAGGTATGSPPVAAAQGSRPDPRYDLHSATSDAADHPGSAADRRAAQAPRAAEVAPRLETASTSRPVAPGVTLRSFDRYGPDAYSGTANWLQSDSLTVDLTKGTSVGYLFPGRVAAGAPISEQARDAGAVAAVNGDFFDINNSNAPLGVGIKDGTLLQSPDNAPTWQKSAAILTPEGLGSIGSVFFTGTITLPGERTAPLAGVNKPGLPADGIEAFTPLWGSYCRCRATTGATKVAEVEVVDGRVTAVRDTAGSGEIPAGGFVLVGRDAGADTLAALTVGAPVSIDYRARTADDKAIRTALNGRQLLVVNGVAQRASAGNNVPPAPRTAVGFSRDGTKMFLLAADGRQPAFSDGLGLDELAAMMVELGAYNAVNLDGGGSTTLVARKPGEQTVRVENHPSDGSERHDPNGLGLFAPKGSGHLRGLWVEPALDPKRAAGSSAVAPARPDRVFPGLTRRLTATGYDETYGPAASTPRWRTSSGSDAGTVDRDGVFHARDTGTATVTAYDRDVTGSTTLQVLRPLTRLGATVDQVALPGAGDRAKLGVLGYDREGYAAPVEPADLTLDYDHDLLDITADDSGQYVVTAKQATGSALVTVTANVAGAKVSTVLPVTVGLEEKVVADFEDASAWSFFGERATGSVSSAEGKVGKGLRLDYDFSTSTATRTGGAVPTGTVEIPGRPRALRLWVNSTGKGEWASLQVYDGAGTLLPAMRGGYLTGSGWQQLEFPVPAGTQYPLRLRRYYSAETRPDQQYQGSIVIDQLTALVPPSVDVPATPVRKDPLIAQNADVGGQPWRFAVMSDAQFVARDPDSDLVKYARRTLREIRAARPDFLVIDGDLVDEGSPADLAFAKQVLDEELGGTVPYYYVPGNHEVMGGDIANFRAEFGATSRVFDHDGTRFLTFDTSRLSIRGSDWTQLRTLRRQLDAAADDPSVGSVVMVQHVPPRDPTPSRASELADRKEAATIERWLSDFQRTTGKGTVFIGGHVGTFHADRVDGVPYFVNGNSAKTPSTRPEDGGFTGWSLWGVDPVTPDEAAAARRDPVRDAPDWVSTQVRPHVDTLTVTAPERLAAGSSAAVKAELTQHGRTMPVAYPMSSRWTGSDNVWIGDPAGRQPQHIAVLDPRTGTLTAYRPGKVTVRLTVNDTIAEATVTVEPRTGG from the coding sequence GTGACTTCTGTGACTTCGGCCAAGACCCGTGCGCGGCTGCGTACGTTCGCCTCGCTCCTGGCCGGCTGCACGGTCCTGGTCGGGCTGGCGGCCGGAGGGACCGCCACCGGATCGCCGCCGGTCGCGGCGGCCCAGGGGTCACGGCCGGATCCGCGGTACGACCTGCACTCGGCCACCTCCGACGCGGCCGACCACCCGGGCAGTGCCGCCGACCGGCGCGCCGCGCAGGCACCGCGGGCGGCCGAGGTCGCTCCCCGGCTGGAGACGGCCAGCACCTCCCGGCCGGTCGCGCCCGGGGTGACGCTGCGGTCGTTCGACCGGTACGGGCCGGACGCCTACTCCGGCACGGCGAACTGGCTGCAGTCGGACTCCCTGACCGTCGACCTCACCAAGGGAACCTCGGTCGGCTACCTCTTCCCCGGCCGGGTCGCCGCCGGTGCGCCGATCTCGGAGCAGGCACGCGACGCCGGCGCGGTCGCCGCGGTGAACGGCGACTTCTTCGACATCAACAACTCGAACGCCCCGCTGGGTGTCGGCATCAAGGACGGCACCCTGCTCCAGTCACCGGACAACGCACCCACCTGGCAGAAGTCCGCGGCGATCCTCACCCCGGAAGGGCTGGGCAGCATCGGTTCGGTGTTCTTCACCGGAACCATCACGCTGCCGGGTGAGCGGACGGCCCCGCTGGCCGGGGTGAACAAGCCCGGGCTGCCCGCCGACGGCATCGAGGCGTTCACCCCGCTGTGGGGAAGCTACTGCCGCTGCCGGGCCACCACCGGCGCGACGAAGGTGGCCGAGGTGGAGGTGGTGGACGGCCGGGTCACCGCGGTCCGCGACACCGCGGGCTCGGGTGAGATTCCCGCCGGCGGCTTCGTGCTGGTGGGCCGCGACGCCGGCGCGGACACGCTGGCCGCGCTCACCGTCGGCGCGCCGGTGAGCATCGACTACCGCGCCAGAACCGCGGACGACAAGGCGATCCGGACCGCGCTGAACGGCCGTCAACTCCTGGTTGTCAACGGCGTCGCGCAGAGGGCCAGTGCGGGCAACAACGTTCCGCCCGCGCCGCGGACCGCGGTCGGCTTCTCCCGTGACGGTACGAAGATGTTCCTGCTCGCCGCGGACGGGCGCCAGCCGGCGTTCTCCGACGGGCTCGGCCTGGACGAGCTCGCCGCCATGATGGTCGAGCTCGGCGCCTACAACGCGGTGAATCTCGACGGCGGCGGGTCGACCACGCTCGTGGCCCGCAAGCCCGGCGAGCAGACTGTGCGGGTGGAGAACCACCCCTCCGACGGCAGCGAACGCCACGACCCCAACGGCCTGGGCCTGTTCGCCCCCAAGGGGTCGGGCCACCTGCGCGGGCTGTGGGTGGAGCCCGCGCTCGACCCGAAGCGGGCGGCCGGCTCGTCCGCGGTCGCGCCGGCCCGTCCCGACCGGGTGTTTCCCGGCCTGACCCGCCGGCTCACCGCCACGGGGTACGACGAGACGTACGGCCCGGCGGCGAGCACTCCGCGCTGGCGTACCAGCAGTGGGTCCGACGCGGGCACCGTCGACCGGGACGGCGTCTTCCACGCCCGCGACACCGGCACCGCCACCGTCACCGCGTACGACCGGGACGTCACCGGATCCACCACCCTGCAGGTGCTCCGGCCGCTCACCCGGCTCGGCGCCACCGTCGACCAGGTGGCGTTGCCCGGAGCAGGCGACCGCGCGAAGCTCGGCGTCCTCGGCTACGACCGGGAGGGCTACGCGGCGCCGGTCGAACCCGCCGACCTCACCCTCGACTACGACCACGACCTGCTCGACATCACCGCCGACGACAGCGGTCAGTACGTCGTGACCGCCAAGCAGGCAACGGGTTCCGCACTGGTCACGGTGACGGCGAACGTCGCCGGTGCGAAGGTGAGCACGGTCCTCCCGGTCACCGTCGGCCTGGAGGAGAAGGTCGTCGCCGACTTCGAGGACGCCTCTGCGTGGAGCTTCTTCGGCGAACGCGCCACCGGGTCGGTGTCCTCCGCCGAGGGCAAGGTGGGCAAGGGGCTTCGGCTGGACTACGACTTCTCCACCTCCACCGCGACCCGCACCGGCGGCGCCGTTCCCACCGGCACGGTGGAGATCCCCGGCCGGCCGCGGGCGCTGCGGTTGTGGGTCAACTCGACCGGCAAGGGTGAGTGGGCGAGCCTGCAGGTGTACGACGGCGCCGGGACGCTGCTGCCCGCGATGCGCGGCGGCTACCTCACCGGGTCCGGCTGGCAGCAGCTGGAGTTCCCGGTGCCCGCGGGTACGCAGTATCCACTGCGGCTTCGCCGGTACTACTCCGCCGAGACCCGCCCGGACCAGCAGTACCAGGGCAGCATCGTGATCGACCAGCTCACCGCGCTGGTGCCGCCGTCGGTCGACGTACCCGCGACGCCGGTCCGCAAGGACCCGCTGATCGCCCAGAACGCCGACGTCGGCGGGCAGCCCTGGCGGTTCGCGGTGATGTCGGACGCGCAGTTCGTCGCCCGTGATCCCGACAGCGACCTGGTGAAGTACGCCCGGCGCACGCTGCGGGAGATCAGGGCCGCCCGGCCGGACTTCCTGGTCATCGACGGCGACCTGGTGGACGAGGGGTCGCCGGCCGACCTGGCGTTCGCCAAGCAGGTGCTGGACGAGGAGCTCGGCGGCACGGTGCCCTACTACTACGTGCCCGGCAACCACGAGGTGATGGGCGGCGACATCGCGAACTTCCGGGCGGAGTTCGGCGCCACCAGCCGGGTCTTCGACCACGACGGCACGCGGTTCCTCACCTTCGACACCTCCCGGCTGTCGATCCGCGGCAGCGACTGGACCCAGCTGCGCACGTTGCGCCGCCAGCTCGACGCGGCCGCCGACGACCCGTCGGTCGGGTCGGTGGTCATGGTGCAGCACGTCCCGCCGCGCGACCCGACGCCGAGCCGGGCCAGCGAGCTCGCCGACCGCAAGGAGGCCGCCACCATCGAGCGGTGGCTGTCGGACTTCCAGCGCACCACCGGCAAGGGAACGGTCTTCATCGGCGGGCACGTGGGCACCTTCCACGCCGACCGGGTGGACGGTGTGCCGTACTTCGTCAACGGCAACTCCGCCAAGACGCCCTCCACCCGGCCCGAGGATGGTGGATTCACCGGCTGGTCGTTGTGGGGCGTGGATCCGGTGACGCCGGACGAGGCCGCGGCCGCCCGCCGCGACCCGGTTCGGGACGCACCGGACTGGGTGAGCACCCAGGTGCGCCCGCACGTCGACACGCTCACCGTGACCGCGCCCGAACGCCTGGCCGCGGGTTCGTCCGCTGCTGTCAAGGCTGAGTTGACACAGCACGGCAGGACGATGCCGGTGGCGTACCCGATGAGTTCGCGCTGGACCGGCTCGGACAACGTCTGGATCGGCGACCCCGCAGGCCGGCAGCCGCAGCACATCGCGGTGCTCGACCCGCGGACCGGCACGCTCACCGCGTACCGGCCGGGCAAGGTCACCGTGCGGCTCACCGTCAACGACACCATTGCGGAGGCGACCGTCACCGTCGAACCTCGTACGGGCGGCTGA
- a CDS encoding D-2-hydroxyacid dehydrogenase family protein: MTLVAVLDDYQQVAERMADWRSLPDRTSVAFFHDHLPDEDTVVERLAHYEVIVAMRERTAFTRSVLERLPRLRLLVTTGMRNAAIDLEAAHENGVVVSGTPGSGGATTELAWALILGLVRHVPEEDAAVRAGGWQRTVGTDLADSTLGLLGLGRLGRAMVPVARAFGMRVLAWSANLTPSAASEAGAERVDKDELFARSDVVSVHLKLSDRTHGLVGADELALMRPTAFLVNTSRGPIVDEQALVDALEEGRLAGAGLDVYDQEPLPAGHSLLKAPRTILTPHIGFVTRRTYEEWYAAAVEAIAAYINGRPVQVLTPR, encoded by the coding sequence ATGACACTGGTGGCGGTTCTGGACGACTACCAGCAGGTCGCGGAGCGGATGGCGGACTGGCGAAGCCTGCCCGACCGCACCAGCGTGGCGTTCTTCCACGACCACCTGCCCGACGAGGACACCGTCGTCGAACGCCTGGCCCACTACGAGGTCATCGTGGCGATGCGCGAGCGCACGGCGTTCACGCGTTCGGTGCTGGAACGCCTGCCCCGGTTGCGGCTTCTGGTCACCACCGGCATGCGCAACGCGGCGATCGACCTGGAGGCCGCGCACGAGAACGGCGTCGTGGTGAGCGGCACCCCCGGCAGCGGCGGCGCGACCACCGAACTCGCCTGGGCGCTGATCCTGGGGCTGGTCCGCCACGTGCCGGAGGAGGACGCGGCCGTGCGCGCCGGCGGCTGGCAGCGCACCGTGGGCACCGACCTGGCGGACTCCACTCTCGGCCTGCTCGGCCTGGGCCGGCTGGGCCGGGCGATGGTGCCGGTGGCCCGCGCGTTCGGCATGCGGGTGCTGGCGTGGAGCGCCAACCTCACACCCTCGGCCGCGAGCGAGGCGGGTGCCGAACGCGTGGACAAGGACGAGCTGTTCGCCCGGTCCGACGTGGTCAGCGTGCACCTGAAGCTCAGCGACCGCACCCACGGCCTGGTCGGCGCGGACGAGCTCGCGCTGATGCGGCCGACGGCCTTCCTGGTCAACACCTCCCGCGGGCCGATCGTGGACGAGCAGGCGCTGGTCGACGCACTGGAGGAGGGCCGGCTCGCCGGTGCCGGCCTGGACGTCTACGACCAGGAGCCGCTGCCGGCCGGCCACTCGCTGCTGAAGGCGCCGCGCACGATCCTGACGCCGCACATCGGGTTCGTGACCCGGCGGACGTACGAGGAGTGGTACGCCGCCGCGGTCGAGGCGATCGCGGCGTACATCAACGGCCGACCCGTTCAGGTTCTGACGCCGCGCTGA
- a CDS encoding SMP-30/gluconolactonase/LRE family protein: MRAEQVTGPHAHHGEGPVWDASWGGLRFVDMMAGDILTADLAGGGVQRLHVGEVAAAFRPRTSGGMVVAIERGFALVGADGSVDRLPELWDDHGVRMNEGGCDPQGRFYCGSMAYASTKGAGTVFRLDPDRNVSVVLTDVTISNGLAWSPDHTLAYYIDTPTGRVDAFDYQPETGLVVDSRRPVVEIPGEWGGPDGMTVDAEGFLWVAMWGGSAVRRFAPDGTLDGVVEVPGAKQVTACTFGGADLDELFVTTSRQGLSDDEQPAAGSIFSVRPGVRGLPALPYAG, translated from the coding sequence ATGCGGGCCGAGCAGGTCACCGGGCCACACGCCCACCACGGAGAAGGTCCGGTCTGGGACGCGAGCTGGGGCGGGTTGCGGTTCGTGGACATGATGGCCGGCGACATCCTCACCGCCGACCTGGCCGGTGGCGGCGTCCAGCGGCTGCACGTCGGCGAGGTGGCGGCGGCGTTCCGGCCGCGCACCTCCGGCGGGATGGTGGTGGCGATCGAACGCGGCTTCGCGCTGGTCGGCGCCGACGGTTCGGTCGACCGGCTGCCGGAGCTGTGGGACGACCATGGCGTACGCATGAACGAGGGCGGCTGTGACCCGCAGGGGCGGTTCTACTGCGGCTCGATGGCCTACGCGTCCACGAAGGGCGCGGGCACGGTCTTCCGGCTCGACCCTGACCGGAACGTCTCGGTCGTCCTCACCGACGTCACCATCTCCAACGGTCTGGCCTGGTCTCCCGACCACACGCTGGCCTACTACATCGACACCCCGACCGGGCGGGTGGACGCGTTCGACTACCAGCCGGAGACCGGCCTGGTCGTGGACAGCCGCCGCCCGGTGGTGGAGATCCCGGGTGAGTGGGGCGGCCCGGACGGGATGACGGTGGACGCCGAGGGCTTCCTGTGGGTGGCCATGTGGGGCGGCTCGGCGGTACGCCGGTTCGCCCCGGACGGGACGCTGGACGGCGTGGTGGAGGTGCCCGGCGCGAAGCAGGTCACGGCGTGCACGTTCGGCGGGGCGGACCTCGACGAGCTGTTCGTCACCACCTCCCGGCAGGGGCTGTCCGACGACGAGCAGCCGGCCGCCGGCTCGATCTTCTCCGTACGCCCCGGGGTGCGCGGGCTGCCCGCACTCCCCTACGCCGGTTAG
- a CDS encoding phytanoyl-CoA dioxygenase family protein, which produces MTTVTEQVPARPGPVLHESVSDALITQIREDGFGVLKNALSPAEVAEINAEAARLCRGELGDIERVTRAGAEESDEEVMRRYLCIHFPNKLSEVIARTYHHPKIVDVLTKVIGPNVKAMQSMLFMKAEGKPGQAWHQDEFFIPTRDRSLTAAWIALDDATIENGCLWVLPGSHKRGVIYPDREQDDERFDCTVELYDFPYKDEDAVPVEIPAGAAVIFNGYLLHRSLPNTGRHGFRRALTNHFMSAESLLPWGRVPDRYHVAKYDYRDIELVAGEDPYAYKGIEDIARPSVRQDKEGGCGR; this is translated from the coding sequence ATGACCACGGTCACTGAGCAGGTGCCGGCCCGGCCCGGTCCGGTGCTGCACGAGTCGGTTTCGGACGCGCTGATCACGCAGATCCGCGAGGACGGGTTCGGAGTGCTGAAGAACGCGCTGTCGCCCGCGGAGGTCGCCGAGATCAACGCCGAGGCGGCCCGGCTGTGCCGGGGTGAGCTCGGTGACATCGAGCGGGTCACCCGGGCCGGCGCCGAGGAGTCCGACGAGGAGGTGATGCGGCGCTACCTGTGCATCCACTTCCCGAACAAGCTGTCGGAGGTGATCGCCCGCACCTACCACCACCCGAAGATCGTGGACGTCCTCACCAAGGTGATCGGCCCGAACGTCAAGGCCATGCAGTCGATGCTGTTCATGAAGGCGGAGGGCAAGCCCGGGCAGGCCTGGCACCAGGACGAGTTCTTCATCCCCACCCGGGACCGCTCGCTCACCGCGGCCTGGATCGCGCTGGACGACGCCACCATCGAGAACGGCTGCCTGTGGGTGCTGCCCGGTTCGCACAAGCGGGGGGTGATCTACCCCGACCGCGAGCAGGACGACGAGCGCTTCGACTGCACCGTCGAGCTGTACGACTTCCCGTACAAGGACGAGGACGCGGTGCCGGTGGAGATCCCGGCGGGCGCGGCCGTCATCTTCAATGGCTACCTGCTGCACCGGTCGCTGCCGAACACGGGCAGGCACGGCTTCCGCCGGGCGCTGACCAACCACTTCATGAGCGCGGAGTCGCTGCTCCCGTGGGGCCGCGTCCCCGACCGCTACCACGTGGCGAAGTACGACTACCGCGACATCGAACTCGTCGCCGGTGAGGATCCCTACGCCTACAAGGGAATCGAGGACATCGCCCGGCCGAGCGTACGCCAGGACAAGGAGGGCGGCTGCGGTCGCTGA